DNA from Sphingomonas psychrotolerans:
GAGCGCCGGGCCGCGCTGCAGGCGGCGTGGAACGAGGCGCAGGCCGCGGTGAACATCTCGCGCGCGCGCCAGCGCGAAGGCGACATCGACTCGCTGGCCTTGCTCGATGCCGAACGCACCTTCGCCGATGCCGAAGCCTCGCTTGCCGCCGCCGACGCGCAGATCGCCGATACCCAGGTCGATTTGTTCAAGGCGCTCGGGGGCGGGTGGCAGACGCCGCAAGCTTAACCATTACCATAACCGTCACCCCGGCCTTGTGTCGGGGTCCACCGGGCAGGAAGAGAGAAGCATGCGGCTCTTGTGGCGACGTCTCCACAGGAGCCGCTATGTGTTCGCAGTTTGAGAAGTGGACCCCGGCACAAGGCCGGGGTGACGCGTGAGGATTGAGGTGGGCTCAGCGCCCCTTGCGCTCCTCCGCGATGCGCAACAGCCGAAGCACGTTGCCGCTCCACATCTTCTCGATATCGGCCGTCGAATAGCCTGCCTGGCGGAGCCGCGCGGTGATCTTGGGCAGCGCGTCGATATCCTCGAAGCCCGGCACGCCGCCGCCGCCGTCCCAGTCGGCGCCGAAGCAGACATGGTTGACCCCCGCCACTTTGATGAGGTGGAGCACCAGTCGCATATAGGTCTCGAAATCGGCGTCCTGCACCGGCGAAGTGGCGTCGAGCGCGCGGATTTTCCGGACCAGCTCCTTCTGCTCGGCGGGCGAGAGCTTGCCCATCTCCTCGGCCTGGTCCGAAAGCGCGATGCGCTCGGGCGTCGAGCGCATCGTGTTGAGATAGGCGGCGTTGGCGCAGATCGCTCCGCCCGAGGCGGCGAGCTTGCGGATGCGCGCATCGTCGAGATTGCGCGGATGGTCGAAGATCGCCTTGGCGCCGCTATGCGACAGAATCACTGGCGTTTTGGATAGCTCGATCATCTGATCGAGCACCGCGTCCGAGGCGTGGCTCGCGTCGAGCACCATTCCCAGCTGGTTCATCTCGGCGACCCATTGCCTGCCCAGCGGACTGAGCCCGTTATATTTTGGCTTGTCGGTCGCCGAATCGGCGAACTGGTTGTTCCGGAAATGCACCGGCGACGCCATCCGCACCCCGCGCTGGTAGAATTGGCCGAGCAGCGACAGATCCTCGCCGATCGGATAGCTGTTCTCGATGCTGATATAGCCGAAGCGCTTTCCTGCTCTGTCGAGCCTTGCGGCGTCGGTCGCCTTGGTCGCTAGTCCGATCCGGTCGGGGAACTTGGCCAGCGTCGAATGGATCTCGTCCGAACGCTTGAACGCGAAGGCCTT
Protein-coding regions in this window:
- a CDS encoding dipeptidase, whose protein sequence is MKKLVLLALLATAACATSRAAPGDDGDLHKRLLTLDTHLDTPVYFSRPGWNFGERHRYEDDLVQVDLGRMDEGDLDGGFFVIYTAQGPLTAEGYAAAKAFAFKRSDEIHSTLAKFPDRIGLATKATDAARLDRAGKRFGYISIENSYPIGEDLSLLGQFYQRGVRMASPVHFRNNQFADSATDKPKYNGLSPLGRQWVAEMNQLGMVLDASHASDAVLDQMIELSKTPVILSHSGAKAIFDHPRNLDDARIRKLAASGGAICANAAYLNTMRSTPERIALSDQAEEMGKLSPAEQKELVRKIRALDATSPVQDADFETYMRLVLHLIKVAGVNHVCFGADWDGGGGVPGFEDIDALPKITARLRQAGYSTADIEKMWSGNVLRLLRIAEERKGR